A single genomic interval of Geotrypetes seraphini chromosome 1, aGeoSer1.1, whole genome shotgun sequence harbors:
- the LOC117352602 gene encoding uncharacterized protein LOC117352602 produces MVGQHAERTRVQFKITFPPSSRCRYRRAWYDTILGGFGTITGTINSYDIESLANRLHNAGSKINNALTIQANWMPTIWYPMTLAAGVDNDMLDLFNASNSLTFLIDTNITHIINWTICSLQTLQQQQQKNVFQTQLLTANEQVWRTVFSDIIRAGHWLQIPSSGIRCEETLCQGYFTIYNVTKQSIMCKYIVMPLLIGSAPNQHFWTPTFYGQVIDMYNRTHDLTFCDNTLNGKVCKLQFAVYEPCLLQNTVNKCEWTIMPITYRYMVEIAPQVVCVVTDQPVIPGMAVPFSGCIHNISVLHWENDTTWISFGIALNGMFQIGI; encoded by the coding sequence ATggtgggtcagcatgcggaacgaacacgtgtacaatttaaaattaccTTTCCTCCCTCTAGTCGATGTAGATATAGGAGAGCCTGGTATGATACTATTTTGGGAGGATTTGGAACTATTACCGGGACAATAAACAGTTATGATATAGAATCTTTAGCAAATAGGCTGCATAACGctggaagtaaaattaataatgcTTTAACTATACAAGCTAATTGGATGCCTACTATTTGGTACCCAATGACACTAGCGGCTGGCGTGGATAATGATATGTTAGATCTTTTTAATGCTAGTAATTCTCTAACCTTCCTTATAGATACTAATATTACTCACATAATCAATTGGACTATATGTTCTTTGCAAACattacagcagcaacaacagaaaaatgtctttcaaacacaactTTTGACAGCAAATGAACAAGTGTGGAGGACCGTCTTTTCTGATATAATCCGTGCAGGCCATTGGCTACAAATACCTAGTTCGGGGATAAGGTGTGAGGAAACCCTATGTCAGGGATATTTTACCATTTACAATGTAACCAAACAGAGTATAATGTGTAAATACATAGTGATGCCTTTACTAATTGGGTCAGCTCCTAATCAACACTTTTGGACCCCTACCTTTTATGGACAGGTGATAGATATGTATAATCGTACCCATGATTTAACTTTTTGTGATAACACTTTAAATGGAAAAGTTTGTAAATTGCAATTTGCTGTATATGAACCATGTTTATTGCAAAATACTGTAAACAAATGTGAATGGACTATTATGCCAATAACCTATAGGTATATGGTCGAAATAGCACCACAAGTAGTATGTGTAGTAACTGATCAACCAGTGATACCAGGAATGGCAGTGCCTTTTTCGGGATGTATTCATAACATTTCAGTATTACACTGGGAAAATGACACAACGTGGATATCATTTGGAATAGCACTAAATGGGATGTTTCAAATTGGGATTTAA